From the genome of Bacteroidia bacterium:
TTTGAGCTATCGAAAGGGCTTCTCTTCTGAGTAAATCTTCATGATTTTCATCCGAAAAAGGAAAAACGATTTTAGGGTTTAGTACTCGTGGCCAGTCAAATTTTTCAAAATAACGTACTTTCGCTGGGTCTGTATTTGTAAGGCTCATCGTGTAGCCGGTGCGGCCATGAAATGCCTCTTCAAAATGAATCACGCGGGTGCCGACCTCTTTACGATAGCCTTTTTGAAAGTTCTTTTGCACTTTCCAATCCATTGCTACTTTTATGGCGTTTTCAACGGCAAGAGCGCCTCCGGAAATAAAAAACGCATATTTCAGATAAGAGGGTACTGCTACACGGGAAAAGGTCTTCACAAAGTTAGCATACTGAGTAGTGTACACATCTGAGTTTGAAGGATTTGAAAGTGCCGCCAATAATAAGTTCTCCTTAAAAATTGCATCTGAAATCATTTTGGGGTGGTTATACCCAATAGGCAGGGAGGCGAAGCAAGTAAAAAAATCTAACAACTCGCGCTCGTACTTGGAATCATACATATAGACTCCATGACTCTTAGCTAAGTCTAACGTTAAGTCGTAGCCGTCTTTCAAAATCAACTTTTTGAGAACGGTATCCACTTCGCGGGGGGTTATCGTAATTTGGTATGACATAATAAAAAAGATTTAAGTAAATCCAATATTTTTTTTGCAAAGTTAGTAATTTTTTTCTAACAAAATCCGCTTAGTCTAAGATTTTTGGTTAGTCAAAAACATTATTCGCTCATAATCAATAAGTTATATGTTTTTAATATTAGGTTTTGTTTTAGAAGCAACTTCGGTTGATTTATACTTTTTGAGGATGTTTTTTATTCCATAAGGTTTTGCAAATTTGCGTATGGATTATTATGCACTTCGGGGAGTATCGTCGGGTAAAGAAGATATTCACAAGGCGATTGCTCATTTAGATAAAGGTTTATTTCCCAATGCTTTTTGCAAAATATTACCGGATTATTTGGGCTCTGATGAAAATTATTGTTCATTGATGCACGCTGATGGTGCCGGCACCAAGAGTTCGTTGGCTTATTTATATTGGCGGGAAACCGGCGACTTATCCGTTTGGCGTGGAATTGCCCAAGATGCTGTGGTTATGAATACAGACGACTTACTCTGCGCCGGTGTTACTCATGAAGGGTTGATATTGTCCAGCACTATCGGGCGGAATCGCCGCTACATCCCCGGAGAGGTTATCGCAGAAATCATCAGTGGATTTGAAGAAATAGGAGACTTCTTTTCCCAATTGGGGATGCCTATTTACAGAGCCGGCGGAGAAACTGCTGATGTAGGCGATCTTGTACGAACTATTATCGTTGATGCAACCGTAACTACCCGGATTTTACGGAAAAACGTTATTTCTAATGCCAAAATCAGCCCTGAATCCGTCATTGTTGGAATCGCCTCTGATGGCCAAGCCTCTTATGAAACCAGCTACAATTCCGGCATCGGGAGCAACGGACTTACCAGCGCCAGACACGACCTGTTTTGCCATGAATATACCACAACCTATCCGGAATCTTTTGATCATCTATTAGACCCAAAGGCTGCTTATGTGGGAAAATATCGCGTAACGGATATTCATCCAGAATTATCTATAACCATTGGAAAGTTAGCCCTTTCTCCTACTCGAACTTAT
Proteins encoded in this window:
- a CDS encoding phosphoribosylformylglycinamidine cyclo-ligase, with the protein product MDYYALRGVSSGKEDIHKAIAHLDKGLFPNAFCKILPDYLGSDENYCSLMHADGAGTKSSLAYLYWRETGDLSVWRGIAQDAVVMNTDDLLCAGVTHEGLILSSTIGRNRRYIPGEVIAEIISGFEEIGDFFSQLGMPIYRAGGETADVGDLVRTIIVDATVTTRILRKNVISNAKISPESVIVGIASDGQASYETSYNSGIGSNGLTSARHDLFCHEYTTTYPESFDHLLDPKAAYVGKYRVTDIHPELSITIGKLALSPTRTYAPFLLLIINELRDKIHGLIHCTGGGQTKCLHFIDKLHIVKNNLFPVPPIFQLIQQTMPTPWSAMYKTFNMGHRLEIYTDIQTANQIIQAAHSFNLKAQVIGFCEPSAHKKLTIQVGDSCYEY